From the Desulfuromonas thiophila genome, the window CGCCGCTGCTGCATTTGCTGGAACAGCCGCTGTCACGCCCGGAATTGCTTCAGCGGCTGGCGGCCACGGCCGGGTATTATGTACCGGCGCTGCCGCCGGCGGTCGCGGTGGAACGCCAGTGGCTGACCGATCTCGATGCCAGCGATTGTCGCAGCCATATCCGCACGACGCATACCGCCTTTGGTGACATGCATCTGGTCGAGGTTTCGCGTGGTTGCGCGCGGGGCTGCCGTTTTTGTGCCACTGGTTTTGTCTATCTGCCGGCCCGGGCCAAGTCGCCGCAACGGGTCTGCGCCCAGGCACAGGAGGCGCTGGAGCAGGATCGCTGTATCGGACTGGTCGGCGCCTCGGTTTCCGATTATCCCCAACTGGCCGAGCTGACCGGCAGCATCGGTGCGGCCGGCGGGCGTTATTCCCTGGCCAGTCTCCGCATCGACAGCCTTGATGTGGCGCAGGTGCGTCATCTTAAGGACAGTGGCCAGAAAACCCTGGCCCTGGCGCCCGAAGCCGGCAGCCAGCGTCTGCGCGATGTGATCAACAAGCATTTGAGCGAAGAACAGATTCTTGCGGCCGTTGCCCTGCTGGCGCGGGAGGGAATCGAAAATCTCAAACTGTATTTTCTGATTGGCCTGCCAACGGAGACGGCGGCCGATATCGAGGAGATGATTGCTCTGCTGCAGCGTGTTTGCGCCCTGTGGCAACAGCTGCAGCGCCCGCGCGGTCATCTTGGCACCATCATCCTGTCGGTCAACCCCTTCGTGCCCAAGGCACAGACGCCGTTTCAATGGCATGCCATGATGACGCCGGCCCAGCTTAAAAAGCAGCTGGAACCCTTGCGGCGCTTTGTCGGTCGCCAGGCCAACCTGCAGTTGCAGGTTGAATCGCTGCGCGCTGCCGAATTGCAGGCCTTTTTGTCCCGTGCCGATCAGGGGGGGGCGGCGGCCATTGTCGATCTGGCGGCGGGGACCAATCTCAAAACCGCCTGTCGCACCCATGCCATCGATCTGACCGCGCTGCTCTACCAGAATCGCGCCTACGATGACCCCCTGCCGTGGGACCGGATCGCCAGCGGGGTGCGCAAGGACTATCTGTGGCGGGAATATCAGTACGCCCTGGCTGGTCAGTCGTCGCCGACCTGTTTCGACGGTTGCCAGGGTTGCGGTGTCTGTGCTGTCCCGTCTTCACGTTCCCGTTAAGGAGGAATCCTCATGAAACAGTCGCTCGGAGCCAAGCCCATTGCCTACCCGACCCCGGTGTTTCTGGTCGGCAGCTACGATGCCGATGGCCGCGCCAACATGATGAATGCCGCCTGGGGCGGTATCTGCTGTTCAGTGCCACCCTGCGTCATGGTGGCCATCCGCGAGGAACGCCACAGCTATCAGGCCATCATCGACCGCAAGGCCTTTACCATCAATATCCCGTCGCGCGAGCTGGTGGTCGAGGCCGACTACTTCGGCATTGCTTCCGGTCGCAACCAGGACAAGCTGGCTGTCGCGGGCTTGACGGTGGAGCGGTCGGAGTTGGTCGATGCACCGCTGCTCTGTGCCGCACCGCTGGTGCTGGAATGCCGGCTGCTGTCAACGCAGCAACTGGGCAGTCACAGTCTGTTTGTTGGCGAGATCTGCGATGTCAAGGTGGAGTCGTCCTGCCTTGATCGTGCCGGCTTGCCGGATGCCCGCAAGATCGATCCGCTGGTGTTCGCGCCGGGCAACAGTGCCTATTTCGCTCTGGGTGACTGTGTGGCTCAGGCGTTTGCAGCTGGCAAGAAGCTAATGCCCTAGGCGCATGACCGCACAGTGCCGGGCAAAAGCCGGACTGGGACGGACTGAGCTGGGACACAGGATAACCAAAGGCTGGCCCCCTCCAGACACCAACGCCCCCGCAAGCACGTTTGCGGGGGCGTTGGTGTTTTTTATTTGGGCTGGTGGTTAGAGCAGCAGCATCCGCCCGTCTGGAACCCGGCCGCCGACCTCGCCGATATGGCTGGCCTGGTCGCCGGCGGCCTGCAGGGCAGCGATCAGGGCGTCCAGGCGCTCGGCGGCAACGGCGATCAGCAGGCCACCGGAGGTTTGGGGGTCGCTGAGCAGATCGAGCAGGATCGGATCGGTCTGATGGCACTGCAGGCGTGCGCCATAATGCTGACGATTGCGATGACTGCCGGCCGGCACCAAGCCCATTTCAGCCATGGCACGGGCCTGGGAATAGCTGGGCAGCCGTTCGCCCTGCAAGCGCAGTTCAACCTGACTGGCCTGGGCCATTTCCAGGCCGTGGCCGAGCAGGCCGAAACCGGTGATATCGGTGCAGGCCCGTACGCCGACACGGAGCATGGCTTCGGCGGCGTAGCGGTTGAGGCGTGCCATGCCGGTCAGGGCGTCCTGCAGCTCGGCGGCAGTCAGAACCGCGCCCTTCAGGGCCGTGGTCAGCAGGCCAGTGCCGAGCGGTTTGGTGAGCACCAGCTGGTCGCCGGGCTGGCAGCCAAGGGTGGTGACGAGTCGATCGGGATGGGCGATGCCGGTCACGGCCAGGCCGTATTTGGGTTCCTCGTCCTCAATGGAGTGGCCGCCGACCAGTGTGGCGCCGGCCTCGTGGATCTTGTCGATACCACCGCGCAGAATACGCTCCAGCACCGCGCTGTCGAGACAGGCCGGGAAGGCCACCAGGTTCATGGCGGTCAGCGGCCGGCCACCCATGGCGAAGATATCGGACAGGGCGTTGGCGGCGGCGATGGCGCCGAACAGGTAAGGGTCGTCGACCACCGGGGTAAAGAAGTCGACCGATTGCAGCAGCACCAGCTCGTCGCTGAGGCGGTAGATTCCGGCGTCAGCGCAGGGGATGTCGCGCGAAAGCAGATTGGGGTCGTTGTTGTCGGGCAGCTGACTCAGAACCTGAGCCAGGGTCGCGGGACCGAGTTTGGCCGCTCAGCCGGCGCTGCGGGCCAGCCGGGTCAGGGCCGGGTGGGTGCCTGTCATGAGCTGTTTTCCTCCGTTGGTGCCAGGCTGGCTGGCGGCGTCAGGGCGGCGGCAGCGCTGGCGGGCAGATGCCAGGGTCGCCGGCTGTCGCCTTGCCGCAGGCAGAATTTGCGTTCGTCGAAATGCTCCAGCAGCGCCTGTACCGGTTTGCGCGCGCTGCCAAGCAGATCGCGGTACTGGGCCAGGGTCAGACTGTCGTGCTGGCGGAAATGGTCAAGCAGAACCGTCAGGGCCTGAAGGTAGCTGTCACGGTGAAAATAGGTGTCGTCGTTCAGGCGGATCAGCTCACCGCGGTAGAACAGATAACCGAGCAGAGCATCGGCCTCGTCATCACTGATGGCGGCCTGGGCCAGCATGTCACGCCGGCCGCTGGCCTGCACACCGGCCTGGCCGTAGACTTGCAGTAGCCGATCAAGCTGGCGCTGCTGGGCGGCCGAGGGCTGCGGCACAAAGTCTGGCAGTTGCACCCACTCGCCGCAGCGCTGCAGGCCGGCCTGGTACAGCAACTGGTCGAACGCCTTGAGGTTGAGGGCCGCTGGCAGGCTGGCCTTGAGAGGGGCGTGGCCCATGCCGGGCAGCAGTGGTTGCTGGCGGTGAAAGGTTTCGACCTGCTGGCGCAGTCGCTGGTGCCACAGCTGAACCGTGCTCTGGCTGGCCCACTGGTCGGCCAGAGCCACCACGGCACCGTTGTTTTGCAACTGCTGCAGCAGCAGGCCGATGCGTTCACGGCTCAGACCGCTGAGCTGCTCCAGATCCTTGACGCGGGCCACCTGCAGGTCGTTGAGTTTCTGCAGCACAAAGGTGCCCTCGCCCGATTCGAGTTCTTTCAGTGCCTGCAGCACCTGGGGGCGGAAGCGTTTGTGCTTGACCGGGCGGGGATCGATCACCAGACCGCCGCCGATGGTGGTCATGGGCGAGTAGGAGCGGATGATGAAGCGATCCTGGCGGTGGGCCACCAGCGGCCGGTCGAGATGAAACTGTACCAGGGCGCTTTCACCGGGCTTGAGTTCGTCGCGGTCGAGCAGGGCCACCAGGCCGACCACATGGGCGGTGCCGAGGTAAAAATGGACCGGATCACGGAAACGGACCGGACGCGGCGCCTCGGCCAGCAGGGTCAGGCGGGCATCCAGCCGGCTGGTCTGTTCGAACACCCCGGGCGTCGCAATCACGGCGCCGCGTTGCAGTTGCTCGCGTTCGAGGCCGGCCAGGTTGAGCGCGACGCGCTGGCCACAGAGGGCAACGGTCTGACGCTGACCATGGACCTGCACATCGCGGACGCGCACACGCTCGCCGGCAGGCAGTACCTCCACCAGGTCGCCGGTGGCGACCCGACCCGACAGCAGGGTGCCGGTAACCACGGTACCGAAGCCGGCGACACTGAAATGACGGTCGACGGGCAGGCGCATGGGGCCGTCGGCGTCGCGCGGCCGCAGTTCGGCGGCGCAGGCGGCCAGAGTGGCGCGCAGCTGCGGCAGTCCCTCACCGGTCAGGGCGCTGACGCGGCACAGGGGCGCCTTGGCCAGGAAGGTGCCGGACAGGGTTTCGCGGATTTCCTCCTCGACGATGTCGGCCCAGTCCGGTTCGACCAGATCCATCTTGGTCAGTACGATAATGCCGCGCTGAATCTGCAGCAGTTCCAGGATGTTGAGGTGTTCGCGGGTCTGCGGCATGACGCCTTCGTTGGCGTCGATCACCAGCATGACCAGATCAATGCCGCCGATACCGGCCAACATGTTGTTGATAAAGCGTTCGTGGCCGGGCACATCGATGACGCCGGCCTCGATGTCGCCGGGCAGACGGAAACAGGCAAAGCCCAGATCGATGGAGATGCCGCGCTGCTGTTCCTCCTTGAGGCGGTCGGTTTCCATGCCGGTGAGGGCGCGGATGAGCTGGGTCTTGCCGTGGTCGACATGGCCGGCGGTACCGATAATCAGATGGCGGATTGTGGCTGTGGTCATGAAACATCCGTTGGGGCGAAAGCGTTGGCGACGGTGGCCGATTGGAGGGCTTGACACAGGGCTTGCAGCAAGGCGGTTTCCTCGTCGACGGCGATGCAGCGCAGGTTGAGCAGCACGGCGGCGTCCTGCAGACGGCCAACCACCGCCGGAGTGCCGTCGCGCAGGCGGCGGGCCAGTTCGGCGGCGCTCTGCTGCAGCGGCTGCAGGGCCAGGGCGCAGCCGGGCAACTCGGTGAGGGGCAGGGCGCCGCCGCCGACGCAGGCACAGGCTTCCACCAGTTGCAGGCGGGCCTGGTCGGCTGGCAGGCTGCGCCGCAAACGGCGCAGAAAACGCTGGCTGCGCTGACGTAGCTGTTCGGCGGGCAGGTTGAGCATGCGCAGCACCGGAATGTCGTGCAGGGCCTGTTCGCGGTCGAGATAGGCGAACAGGGTGGCCTCCAGTGCCGCCAGGGTCAGCTTGTCGATACGCAGGGCGCGGGCCAGCGGATGATGGCGGATCTTGTCGATGGCCCAGCGCTTGCCGACAATCAGTCCGGCTTGCGGGCCACCGAGCAGCTTGTCGCCGCTGAAGGTCAGTACGTCGATGCCGGCCGCTACCGCCTCCTGCACCGTCGGCTCGCGCGGCAGGCCGAACGGCGACAGGTCGAGCAGCATGCCGCTGCCGAGATCCTCCATCACCGGAATACCGTGCTGCCGTCCGAGACCGACCAGTTCAGTCGCCTCGACAGACTGACTGAAGCCGACGATGCGGTAGTTGCTGGTATGGACCTTCAGCAGCAACCCGGTGTGCTCGCCGATGGCGCTCTGATAATCACGCAGATGGGTTTTGTTGGTGGTGCCTACCTCGCGCAGCCGCACACCGCCGGCTTCCATGACATCGGGAATCCGGAAGGCGCCGCCAATTTCAACCAGCTCGCCCCGCGACACCAGCGCCTCGCGGCCCTGGGCCAAGGCGGTCAGCGCCAGCAAAACGGCGCCGGCATTGTTGTTGACCACGGCGGCGGCCTCGGCGCCGGTGAGCTGACACAACAGCTGGTCGATATGGCTGTAGCGGTGGCCGCGTGTGCCGCTGGTCAGATCCAGCTCCAGATTGGAATAGCCCTTGGCCACCTCGGTGATGGCCTGCAGGGCCTGGGCGCTTAAGGGGGCCCGGCCGAGATTGGTGTGTAGCAGGGTGCCGCTGGCGTTGAGCACCCGTCGCAAGGATGGTCGGCAGCGCTGGTCGATCAGCCGCAGCAGCCGGTCAGCCAGTTCGTTATCGGTGGGCAGTGCGCCAGCTGCGGCGGTCAGCAGCTGGCGGCGCAGATCGGCGACCAGTTGCTGGGCAGCGCCCCGCTTGAGAACATGAGGAGCCGGATGGCTGGCGACAGCCGCCAGGCCAAGCAGCCGGTCGATGGCGGGCAGCTGGCGTAGCAACTGCTGACTGGATTCAGACATGGGACTCCCGCAACGCACCTTGCGGTGCATTTTTTTGACGGATATTGAAGGCGCCGTGAGCGGCAAATGTTTGCAATCCTTGGGGCGTCTGACGTATCTTGGACGCGCCCGTTACTATGCCTGCTGGCGCGCGGAAATGCAAGGCGTCCGGGGGTAGGGTGGGCTTGGTGCTGGCCAGGTGGGCGTCTGCCGAGGTGGGCGTGGTCATGAAGCCGGCTTTTCATGTTAAGGAACAAAGCCTATGGGAATGGAATCCGCGGAGCAGACGCCGGCCGTACTCGGTCAGGTGTATGATCGCCTGATCGGCTGTGTCGGCGAGGCGTTTTTTGCCGCCTTGCTGACGGAACTGGCACAGGCCGCCCGGGCCGATTACGCCTTTGTCGGGGAATTCTCCCCGACCGACCGGACCATGATTCAGACCGAGGCGGTTTATGCCGAAGGCCAGATCATCGACAATATCCTGTTCCCCCTGCAAAACACCCCCTGCGATGTCGTGCTGCGCGAGGGACTGTGTTATTACCCGCGCGATGTCATCAAACTTTTTCCTCTCGATCACCTTGCCATCCAGATGGAGGTCGACAGCTATATCGGCATTCCGCTGGTCAACTCGCATGGTCAGGTCATGGGGCCCCTGGCGGTGTTCAGCCGTAAACCGCTGGAAAATATCGGTCTGATCAAGACGGCCATGCGCATGTTCGCCCTGCGCGCCGCCGCCGAACTGGAACGGCTCAAGATCGAGCGCCAGCGGCAGGAGGAGCTGCATTTTCTGCAGAGTCTGCTGGATGCTCTGCCCAACCCGACCTTTTACAAGGATACGGCTGGCCGCTATCTCGGCTGCAACGAGGGCTATGCCCGCCTGATCGGCCGCCGCCGTGACGAGATTCTGTGCTGTCAGGCCCGTGAGCTGCATGCCAGCGAACGGGCCGAGGTGGCTGCCCGCGAGGACGCACGGGTATTTGCCAGCGGGCAGCCACGTACCTACGAAAGCACCCTCGATTGCAACGACGGCAGTCGCCGGCGGGTGCTGTTCAACAAGGCGCCCTTTTTTGACCGCCAGGGGCAGCTGGCCGGTCTGGTCGGTACCATTCAGGACATCACCCGCCTCAAGCAGATGGAAGCCGCCATTCAGACCCTGGTGGAAGGCACCCTGGGTTACACTGGCAGCGCCTGTTACCGGCGGGTGGCCGAACAGTTGTGCAGCTGGTTTGATGCCGACTGTGCCATTGTCGGCTGCCTGCGCAGCAGCGGCCAGATTCATTCGCTGGCCACGCGCCAGGATGGCGTTTTGCTGGGTGAGTACGATTTCGACCCGACCAATACCCCCTGTCAGCATGTGATGCGTGAGGGCATGTTCATGGTCAGCGAGGGATTGCTGCAACGCTTCCCCCACACGCCGCTGGTGGTCAACCTGCAGGCTCAGGGTTATGTCGGAGCCCCGGTGCGCGGCCGCGACGGCAAGGTGATCGGCGTGTTGAGTGTGCTGTCGCGCAAGCGCATCGAAACGCTGGAACGGGCCGAGGACGTGCTGGCCATCATGGCGGCACGGGTCAGCGCCGAAATCGAGCGCGAGCGCTCGGAACAGCAGCTGCAAGAGAATCGCAACCATCTCGAATATCTGGTCTATCACGACGCCCTGACCGAGCTGCCCAACCGTCAGCTGTTCCGCGACCGGCTGCAGCACGCCATCTCCATGGCCCGCCTGGCCCAGCACCGCGTCGGTGTGCTGTTTCTCGATATCGACCGTTTCAAGAAGATCAACGACAGCCTGGGCCACGAAACCGGCGACCGGGTGCTGTGCGAGGTGTCCCGCCGGCTGCTGCTCTGTGCCCGTGATGCCGACACGGTGGCGCGCCTGTCGGGCGACGAGTTCGCCCTGATCATCGACCAGATCGTACACGATGAGAACGTCATTCTGGTGGCTCAGGAGGTCAGCCGCGCCCTGGCCCTGCCGATTGAGGTGGACGATTTCCGGTTGTTTGTCACCGCCAGTATCGGCATCAGCATGTATCCGCAGGACGGCCGCGATGTGGTGTCGCTGCTCAAGGCCGCCGATGCCGCCATGTTCCAGGCCAAGGAACTTGGCCGTGATACCTACCGTTTCTACACCCCGGGCCTCAACGAGCGGGCCAGCACCCTGCTGTTGATGGAAGGGGCGCTGCGTCAGGCGGTTGACCAGAACAACCTGGTGGTTTACTACCAGCCGCAGGTGGAGCTGACCAGCGGTCGCGTGGTCGGCGTCGAGGCGCTGCTGCGCTGGCGGCATCCGCAGCAGGGCATGATTTCGCCGGCGGAGTTCATCCCCCTGGCCGAGGAAACCGGCCTGATCGTTTCCATCGGGGAATGGGCCCTGCTGCAGGCCTGCCGGCAGGGCTGTCTGTGGCACCAGACGGGTTATGCGCCGTTGCGGGTGGCGGTCAATATCTCGGCACGCCAGTTCCGCCAGAGCGATCTGGTGGCCATGGTCCGCCGGGTGCTGCGGGAAACCGGCTTCGATGGTCGCCACCTGGAACTGGAACTGACCGAAAGCCTGCTGATGGACGATGTCGATGGCGCCATCGCCACCATGACCCAGCTCAGCCAGCTGGGCGTGCGGCTGTCCATCGACGATTTCGGCACCGGCTATTCCTCGCTGGCCTACCTCAAACGGTTCCCCATCAATTATCTCAAGATCGACCGCTCCTTTGTCCGCGATATCATGGACGACCCGAATGACGCGGCCATTGCCGCCACCATTATCGACCTGGCTCGCAACATGAATCTGCATGTTATTGCCGAAGGTATTGAACTGGAGGCGCAGCGTGTCTTTTTGCAGCAAAAAGGTTGTCGCTACGGCAAGGGCTACCTGTTCAGTCAGCCCTTGCCGGCCGATCAGTTGACACTGCTGCTGGCCCGCCAGCCCGCTGAGCGGCCCTGAAAGGATTGGCCATGGACGATCTGCAGCAGGCCCTGCTGGCCGAATTCCTGGCGGAGAACGCCGAGGCGCTGCGGCATATCGAAACCGGCCTGCTGCAGCTCGAACGTCAGCCGCGTCAGCAGGCCGTGCTGCATGAGGTGTTCCGTGCCATGCACACGGTCAAGGGCAACTGTCAGATGCTTGGTTTTGCGGCGCTGCAGCAGGTGGCGCATGGTGCCGAAACGGTCCTCGAAGCGGTGCGCGACGGTCAGCGGCAGGCCGAAACCTCTCTGTTCAGTCTGCTGCTCGAAGGTGTCGATCTGCTGCGCCAGGGGCTTTCGGCCATTGCCGGGCAGGGGCCGGAACCCGACGGCCAACCCTGGCTGCAGCGGCTGGCGCAAACGGAAACAGCGCCTTCATCTGCTGGCTGTGGCGGTTCGCCAGCGCCGGCGCTGGCGCCGGCCGAGCCGCTGGAGGAGGGTTTTGTCCGCCTGCCGGTACGTCAGCTGGATGATTTTCTCAATACCCTAAGTGGTATCAGCGCTGAACTGGGGCTGTTACGCCAGCGCTGCGCCGGTTCGCAGGCTGTGCTGGCGACGGCGCTGGAAGAAGCCGGCGAGCGCATCCTGCGGCTGCAAGACGAGGTCTTGTCGTGCCGTCTTGAACCCATCGGTCAGATCTGGCAGCCCTATCAGCGTCTGGTGCGCGATCTGGCGCTGCAGACCGGCAAACGGGTGCTGCTGACTCTGGAGGGTGAACAGACCCGGGTGGATCGGGCCATTCTGATGGCGCTGAAGGACCCTCTCGGCCATCTGTTGCGCAACGCGGTCGATCATGGGCTGGAAACGCCGGCCGAGCGGCAGGCGGCCGGCAAGCCGGTGGTGGGGCAGCTGCAGCTGCAGGCCTGGCACGAGCAGGGCCAGGTGGTGGTGGAACTGCGCGACGATGGCTGCGGCCTTGATCTGGCGAAGATTCGTGCCACGGCCCAGCAGCGGCGATTGCTGGAACCGGAGGCTCTGGCACGGCTGGACGAAGCCGCCTTGCAGCAGCTCATCTTTTTGCCGGGCTTCTCCACTCGCGAAGTGGTCAGTACCCTGTCGGGCCGGGGCGCTGGTCTGGATGTGGTGAAAACGGCACTGGAGCAGGTGGGCGGGCAGGTGCTGGTCGAGAGTCAGGCCGGGCAGGGTTGCTGCTTTCGGCTGCTGTTCCCGCGCACCATGGCCCTGGTAGCGACCCTGCTGGTGCGGGTGGCATCGACACTCTATGCCCTGCCTCAGGCCCAGGTGGTCGAGGTGCTGTCGCTGGATGGTCCACAGGCCCGTCGCCAGTGGCGCAGTCAGCTGGGGCGGCCAGCGCTGAACTATCGCCAGCAGTGTCTCGAACTCTGCTCGCTGGCTGCTGGCGGCGGTGTGGCCGTGCCGGCTGAGGGGCGGACGGAACTGGTGGTGGTGCAGCTGGGGGCGGAGCGGCTGGCTGTGCAGGTGGATCAGGTACTGGGGAGCGAGCAGCTGGTTATCAAGCCCCTTCATCGGTTGCTGCGGGGGATCACGCGGCTGTCTGGCAGTGCGGTGCTGGCCGATGGCCGTATTGTCTTTTTGCTTGATCTGGCGGTGGTGCGACGTCAGGCCCGCGCGGCTACGACCACCTGATTGCGGCCCTGGCGCTTGGCCTGGTAGAGGGCGCGGTCGGCCTGTTCCAGCAGCTGTTCGATGCTGGGACACAGCGTCCCGTCCACCTGAGCGACTCCGATACTGACCTGCAGCGCTACAGGCTGCTGGTCAAGCAGAACGGGATGACGGGGCAGCAGATGGCACAGCCGCTCGGCCAGCTCACGGGCCCCGCTCAGGTCGGTTTCCGGCAGCAGGGCGGCAAACTCCTCGCCACCGATGCGGGCAAAGATATCCTCCTGGCGGAACTGGGCCTGAAACAGCCGCACCAGATGGCGCAGGGCGCGATCACCGGCGATGTGACCAAAGCGGTCGTTCACCTGCTTGAAATGGTCGATATCGAACAGCAGCAGGGAAAAGGGCCGCTCGTGGCGGCGCCAGCGGTGCCGTTCCAGCTCGGCCATCTTCAGCAGATAGCGGCGGTTGAAGGCGCCGGTGAGGAAGTCGCTGTTGGAGCTGGCTTCGAGTTCGCGGTAGGCCAGCGACAGGCGCAGCAGGTTGCTGACACGGGCTTGCACAATCACCGGATTGAAGGGTTTTTTGATGTAGTCAAGGGCCCCCAGCCGCAGACCCTGGGCCTCCTCCTCTTCGCGGCACAGGGCCGTGACGAAGAGGATCGGAATCTGTCGGTCCGTACCCCTGTCGTGCAGCTGCGGGAAGAGCTCGAAGCCGTTGGTGTCCGGCAGCAGGATGTCGAGCAGGATCAGATCGACGGCCAGGGTCTGGATAATATCAAGGGCCTCGGCGCCGCTGGTGGCGAAACACAGGCGGGCCGTGCCCTGGAGGATCTGCGCCAAACTGTGGATGTTCGCCGGTTCGTCCTCGACGATCAGAATGGTGGGGCGATCGGTGCAGGCCATATCAGAGCCTCCTTTCGCTGTGCAGCCAATGCCGCAGCTGGCGGCTTGCGGTGGCAAAATCCAGCCGCAGCAATGCCGCTTCAACCGTGGCGGCTTCGTTCAGCCAGGCTTCTGGCAGGTTGGGCCGCAGGCGCTGCCACAGGGGCAGGGCAGCCAGGTCGCGCTGCTCCAGCAGGCTGAGCAAAGCCGCCAGATCGTTGTCGCAGGCAGCGGGCTTGGCGGGAGGCTGTGCGGCTGGTGCCTGTACCGGGCAATCCTGCATCAGCCGATGCACGCGGCGGAGCTGGCGCCGAACCTCCTGCCAGTCCGTTTGGGTCAACCTTGGCTGTGTTTCCAGTTGGGCGATCCGTTGGGGCAGCGCCGTGGCTCCCAGGGTGGCGCTGGTGCCCTTGAGGCTGTGAAGCCAGGCCCGCTGGGCGGCCAGGGGTTGGCATTGCAGCTGCGGCCAGTCGATGGCGTCATCCGCATGACTTTGCAGAAAGTGCGCGATCATCTGCTGTAGCAGCCCGGCATCGTTGCCGAACCGTTGAATGGCGGCGGCTGGATTCCACAGCGGCTCGGCCGCTTCAGGCGATGCTGTGGCGACAGGCTGGGGTGCGCTGGTGGCGCGCCCCAGCAGCTGCTGTATTCGTTGCAGCAGTTGTTCGGCGTCGAAGGGCTTGGCCAGATGCTCATTCATGCCGGCGGCCAGGCAGCGGTGCCGCTCCTCGGCCATGGCGTGGGCGGTCAGGGCAAGGATCGGGCCGCGATAGTTGTAGGGCGCGGCCCGTAACGCCCGGCTGGTGGCGTAGCCGTCGAGACCGGGCATCTGGATGTCCATCAGAATCAGATCGGTGGCGGCGCGGCTGGTTTCAGGGCGCAGCCGTTCAAGGGTCTGATAACCGTCGTTGACCAGTTCTACCTCGGCACCGAAGCGCTGCAGCAGCCGCTGGACGATTTCGCGGTTGACGGCGTTGTCTTCAACGACCATCACCCGTACGCCTTGCAGGGGCAGGGCCTCGTTGGTTGCCCTTGGTTTCCCGGCTGCCGCCGACTCGGCCAGGGCCACTGTTTCCAGCGGCAGATGCAGGCAGAAGCAGCTGCCCTCGCCTTTGCGGCTGGAGACACTCAGCTGGCCACCGAGCAGCCGGCTGAGGCGCTCGCTGATGACCAGGCCCAGGCCGGTACCGCCGTAGTGCCGGCTGGTAGAACTGTCAGCCTGGCTGAAGGGCTGAAACAGGCGGGATTGCTCCTCGGTGGACAGGCCGATGCCGGTATCGCGGACGGAAAACTGGAGCTCGGCGCTGGCGCCGGGCAAAAGGGCGACGGCCATGACGACCGTGCCCGCGGAGGTGAACTTCACCGCGTTGCTGACCAGATTGATGAGGATCTGCTGCAGCCGCAGCGGATCGGTGCGGATGCCGGCTGGTATTTCGGGCGGACAATGCCAGCTCAGCTGCAACCCCTTCTCCTGTGCCTGATCGACGAACAGCGCCACTACCTGGTGCAGCAGGGCGCGCAGATCGCAGTCCTGCCGCTCGACCTGCATCATGCCGGCCTCGATCTTGGAAAAATCCAGCACATCGTTGATTACCGCCAGCAGCAGTTGTCCTGCCTGTTCAATTTTCGCCAGACTGTCGTGCAGCCTGACGGCATCGTTTTCATCGCGGGCCAGTCGCGACAGACCGAGAATGGCGTTGAGGGGGGTGCGGATTTCGTGGCTGATGTTGGCCAGAAACAGACTCTTGGCGGCATTGGCCCGCTCGGCCTCCTGCCGCGCGGCCGTGGCCTGTCGGCGCTGCTGTTCCAGCGCCGCCGCCTGTTGGCGCAGTTGCTGTTCACGTTCGAAGGCGCTGCTGATGTTCTCAATGGCGATCAGGCAGTGGCGCGCGCCGCTTTGGCCGGGCAGAGCGAGGATACGGATCAGCTGTTGCAGCGGCTGGCGCTG encodes:
- a CDS encoding radical SAM protein, with the protein product MKRHAAPSDRLLADEQPASSLPASARLRVALVYPGSYSQGMSNLGFQGLLQALRQQPGCHCERLFWPEPDQLAWHEKSGQPLRSFEQQRPLSDFDLIAFSLSFENDYLHLPRLFALMRLPLWAKERDSRQPLVLAGGICCLMNPAPVAPFFDALAIGEGEVLLPPLLHLLEQPLSRPELLQRLAATAGYYVPALPPAVAVERQWLTDLDASDCRSHIRTTHTAFGDMHLVEVSRGCARGCRFCATGFVYLPARAKSPQRVCAQAQEALEQDRCIGLVGASVSDYPQLAELTGSIGAAGGRYSLASLRIDSLDVAQVRHLKDSGQKTLALAPEAGSQRLRDVINKHLSEEQILAAVALLAREGIENLKLYFLIGLPTETAADIEEMIALLQRVCALWQQLQRPRGHLGTIILSVNPFVPKAQTPFQWHAMMTPAQLKKQLEPLRRFVGRQANLQLQVESLRAAELQAFLSRADQGGAAAIVDLAAGTNLKTACRTHAIDLTALLYQNRAYDDPLPWDRIASGVRKDYLWREYQYALAGQSSPTCFDGCQGCGVCAVPSSRSR
- a CDS encoding flavin reductase family protein is translated as MKQSLGAKPIAYPTPVFLVGSYDADGRANMMNAAWGGICCSVPPCVMVAIREERHSYQAIIDRKAFTINIPSRELVVEADYFGIASGRNQDKLAVAGLTVERSELVDAPLLCAAPLVLECRLLSTQQLGSHSLFVGEICDVKVESSCLDRAGLPDARKIDPLVFAPGNSAYFALGDCVAQAFAAGKKLMP
- the selD gene encoding selenide, water dikinase SelD → MTGTHPALTRLARSAGUAAKLGPATLAQVLSQLPDNNDPNLLSRDIPCADAGIYRLSDELVLLQSVDFFTPVVDDPYLFGAIAAANALSDIFAMGGRPLTAMNLVAFPACLDSAVLERILRGGIDKIHEAGATLVGGHSIEDEEPKYGLAVTGIAHPDRLVTTLGCQPGDQLVLTKPLGTGLLTTALKGAVLTAAELQDALTGMARLNRYAAEAMLRVGVRACTDITGFGLLGHGLEMAQASQVELRLQGERLPSYSQARAMAEMGLVPAGSHRNRQHYGARLQCHQTDPILLDLLSDPQTSGGLLIAVAAERLDALIAALQAAGDQASHIGEVGGRVPDGRMLLL
- the selB gene encoding selenocysteine-specific translation elongation factor — translated: MTTATIRHLIIGTAGHVDHGKTQLIRALTGMETDRLKEEQQRGISIDLGFACFRLPGDIEAGVIDVPGHERFINNMLAGIGGIDLVMLVIDANEGVMPQTREHLNILELLQIQRGIIVLTKMDLVEPDWADIVEEEIRETLSGTFLAKAPLCRVSALTGEGLPQLRATLAACAAELRPRDADGPMRLPVDRHFSVAGFGTVVTGTLLSGRVATGDLVEVLPAGERVRVRDVQVHGQRQTVALCGQRVALNLAGLEREQLQRGAVIATPGVFEQTSRLDARLTLLAEAPRPVRFRDPVHFYLGTAHVVGLVALLDRDELKPGESALVQFHLDRPLVAHRQDRFIIRSYSPMTTIGGGLVIDPRPVKHKRFRPQVLQALKELESGEGTFVLQKLNDLQVARVKDLEQLSGLSRERIGLLLQQLQNNGAVVALADQWASQSTVQLWHQRLRQQVETFHRQQPLLPGMGHAPLKASLPAALNLKAFDQLLYQAGLQRCGEWVQLPDFVPQPSAAQQRQLDRLLQVYGQAGVQASGRRDMLAQAAISDDEADALLGYLFYRGELIRLNDDTYFHRDSYLQALTVLLDHFRQHDSLTLAQYRDLLGSARKPVQALLEHFDERKFCLRQGDSRRPWHLPASAAAALTPPASLAPTEENSS